A genome region from Prionailurus bengalensis isolate Pbe53 chromosome B4, Fcat_Pben_1.1_paternal_pri, whole genome shotgun sequence includes the following:
- the GRAP2 gene encoding GRB2-related adapter protein 2 isoform X1 gives MEAIAKFDFTASGEDELSFHTGDVLKILSNQEEWFKAELGSQEGYVPKNFIDIQFPEWFHEGLSRHQAENLLMGKEVGFFIIRASQSSPGDFSISVRHEDDVQHFKVMRDTKGNYFLWTEKFPSLNKLVDYYRTTSISKQKQIFLRDRTREDQGHRGNSLDRRPQGGPHLSGPGGEEIRPSMNRKLSDHPAPPPSQYPPAPPQQQRYLQHPHFHQERRGTSLDINDGHCGVGMASEMNAALMHRRHTDPVQLQVAGRVRWARALYDFEALEDDELGFRCGEVVEVLDSSNPSWWTGRLHNKLGLFPANYVAPMMR, from the exons ATCTTAAGTAACCAAGAGGAGTGGTTCAAGGCGGAGCTTGGGAGCCAAGAAGGATATGTGCCCAAGAATTTTATAGACATCCAGTTTCCTGA ATGGTTTCACGAAGGCCTCTCCCGACACCAGGCAGAGAACTTACTGATGGGCAAGGAGGTTGGTTTCTTCATCATCCGGGCCAGCCAGAGCTCCCCAGGGGACTTCTCCATCTCCGTCAG GCATGAGGATGACGTTCAGCACTTCAAGGTCATGAGAGACACCAAGGGTAATTACTTCCTGTGGACAGAGAAGTTTCCATCTCTAAATAAGCTGGTGGACTACTACAGGACGACCTCCATCTCCAAACAGAAGCAGATCTTTCTGAGGGATAGAACCCGAGAGGATCAG GGTCACCGGGGCAACAGCCTGGACCGGAGGCCCCAGGGAGGCCCCCACCTCAGCGGGCCCGGGGGAGAAGAAATCCGGCCGTCGATGAACCGGAAGCTGTCGGATCATCCAGCGCCCCCTCCCTCGCAGTACCCCCCGGCACCGCCACAGCAGCAGCGCTATCTACAGCACCCCCACTTTCATCAG GAACGCCGGGGAACCAGCCTTGACATAAACGACGGGCACTGTGGCGTGGGCATGGCCAGCGAAATGAACGCCGCCCTCATGCACCGGAGACACACAGACCCAGTTCAGCTCCAAGTGGCCGGG CGAGTGCGGTGGGCCCGGGCGCTGTACGACTTCGAGGCCCTTGAGGACGACGAGCTGGGCTTCCGCTGCGGAGAGGTGGTGGAGGTGCTGGACAGCTCCAACCCGTCCTGGTGGACCGGCCGCCTGCACAACAAGCTCGGCCTCTTCCCCGCCAACTACGTGGCCCCCATGATGCGATGA
- the GRAP2 gene encoding GRB2-related adapter protein 2 isoform X3 encodes MVSRRPLPTPGRELTDGQGGWFLHHPGQPELPRGLLHLRQGHRGNSLDRRPQGGPHLSGPGGEEIRPSMNRKLSDHPAPPPSQYPPAPPQQQRYLQHPHFHQERRGTSLDINDGHCGVGMASEMNAALMHRRHTDPVQLQVAGRVRWARALYDFEALEDDELGFRCGEVVEVLDSSNPSWWTGRLHNKLGLFPANYVAPMMR; translated from the exons ATGGTTTCACGAAGGCCTCTCCCGACACCAGGCAGAGAACTTACTGATGGGCAAGGAGGTTGGTTTCTTCATCATCCGGGCCAGCCAGAGCTCCCCAGGGGACTTCTCCATCTCCGTCAG GGTCACCGGGGCAACAGCCTGGACCGGAGGCCCCAGGGAGGCCCCCACCTCAGCGGGCCCGGGGGAGAAGAAATCCGGCCGTCGATGAACCGGAAGCTGTCGGATCATCCAGCGCCCCCTCCCTCGCAGTACCCCCCGGCACCGCCACAGCAGCAGCGCTATCTACAGCACCCCCACTTTCATCAG GAACGCCGGGGAACCAGCCTTGACATAAACGACGGGCACTGTGGCGTGGGCATGGCCAGCGAAATGAACGCCGCCCTCATGCACCGGAGACACACAGACCCAGTTCAGCTCCAAGTGGCCGGG CGAGTGCGGTGGGCCCGGGCGCTGTACGACTTCGAGGCCCTTGAGGACGACGAGCTGGGCTTCCGCTGCGGAGAGGTGGTGGAGGTGCTGGACAGCTCCAACCCGTCCTGGTGGACCGGCCGCCTGCACAACAAGCTCGGCCTCTTCCCCGCCAACTACGTGGCCCCCATGATGCGATGA
- the GRAP2 gene encoding GRB2-related adapter protein 2 isoform X2 yields MGKEVGFFIIRASQSSPGDFSISVRHEDDVQHFKVMRDTKGNYFLWTEKFPSLNKLVDYYRTTSISKQKQIFLRDRTREDQGHRGNSLDRRPQGGPHLSGPGGEEIRPSMNRKLSDHPAPPPSQYPPAPPQQQRYLQHPHFHQERRGTSLDINDGHCGVGMASEMNAALMHRRHTDPVQLQVAGRVRWARALYDFEALEDDELGFRCGEVVEVLDSSNPSWWTGRLHNKLGLFPANYVAPMMR; encoded by the exons ATGGGCAAGGAGGTTGGTTTCTTCATCATCCGGGCCAGCCAGAGCTCCCCAGGGGACTTCTCCATCTCCGTCAG GCATGAGGATGACGTTCAGCACTTCAAGGTCATGAGAGACACCAAGGGTAATTACTTCCTGTGGACAGAGAAGTTTCCATCTCTAAATAAGCTGGTGGACTACTACAGGACGACCTCCATCTCCAAACAGAAGCAGATCTTTCTGAGGGATAGAACCCGAGAGGATCAG GGTCACCGGGGCAACAGCCTGGACCGGAGGCCCCAGGGAGGCCCCCACCTCAGCGGGCCCGGGGGAGAAGAAATCCGGCCGTCGATGAACCGGAAGCTGTCGGATCATCCAGCGCCCCCTCCCTCGCAGTACCCCCCGGCACCGCCACAGCAGCAGCGCTATCTACAGCACCCCCACTTTCATCAG GAACGCCGGGGAACCAGCCTTGACATAAACGACGGGCACTGTGGCGTGGGCATGGCCAGCGAAATGAACGCCGCCCTCATGCACCGGAGACACACAGACCCAGTTCAGCTCCAAGTGGCCGGG CGAGTGCGGTGGGCCCGGGCGCTGTACGACTTCGAGGCCCTTGAGGACGACGAGCTGGGCTTCCGCTGCGGAGAGGTGGTGGAGGTGCTGGACAGCTCCAACCCGTCCTGGTGGACCGGCCGCCTGCACAACAAGCTCGGCCTCTTCCCCGCCAACTACGTGGCCCCCATGATGCGATGA